In the Sandaracinus amylolyticus genome, CGCCGTGCACGATCCCGCGGCCCGCAGTCATCCACACCGCGTCGCCCGCGTGGAGCGCGCCCTCGTCGTGATCGAGCACCGAGCCCTCGAGCACGAGCGTGAACGTCTCGAGCCCCGCGTGCGGATGGGCCTCGCCGATCCGCGTGCCGGGCGCGAGATCGATACGATCGTCCATCGCGAGCACGAACGGATCGCTCGCGGACGGATCCTCGGGCCCGAGCACCGCGACCGCGGTGTGCCCCGGGCCCAGGAAGCCGCCGGACGGAGCCGGCGTGTCGACGCCGGGCAGCATGCGCTCGCTCATACGGCCCTCGTCGCGAAGCGGCCGACCGACCACGGCAGCGGCCGCGACAGGCGCGACGCGGGGCGCAGGGCCCACGACGCCGCACCGATCGCCAGCAGCGCGAGCGGCGCGATCGCACCGGGCCCGTCTCCGCTCGCGAGGTGCGAGAACGCGGCGCCCGTGAGGTCGAACGCGATGCCCGCGTAGGCCCACTCCTTCAGCTGCCCGAGCCCGGGCGCGAGGAGCGCGACAACGCCCGCGAGCTTCCAGACGCCGAGCAGCGTCGCGAGGTACGCGGGGTAACCGAGGCGCTCCAGGCCGGTCATCACCTCGGGCGCATGCATCAGGTCGAGCGCTCCGCCCGCGCCGAGCGCGAGCGCGAGGAGCGCAGTGGAGATCCAGTAGCCCATCGTGTGTAGCGCGTTGCTCTTCATCTCGAGCTCCTTTCGGAACGCGCTCAACGTGGGGGCGCCGGGCCGCCTGTTGCTACGGTCGATCGAATGGCATCATCTGCTCGGAAATGATCCAAGTCGAT is a window encoding:
- a CDS encoding DoxX family protein — protein: MKSNALHTMGYWISTALLALALGAGGALDLMHAPEVMTGLERLGYPAYLATLLGVWKLAGVVALLAPGLGQLKEWAYAGIAFDLTGAAFSHLASGDGPGAIAPLALLAIGAASWALRPASRLSRPLPWSVGRFATRAV